One genomic segment of Salinigranum rubrum includes these proteins:
- a CDS encoding PAS domain S-box protein, which yields MTATICVLHVDDDREFASLAAASLEAENEALSVESEPDAERALERLDEESFDCVVSDYEMPQVSGLEFLRAVRDVDDTMPVIFFTGHGSEEVASEAISAGVTDYIQKRGYEQYTLLANRIVNYVERRRAEEERLRGYEAIERAREGISILDESGRFVYTNEAFASLVGYDRDELLGRHWELLYREEDRQRVYDQQLPAAANGGWTGQTVYRRKDGDLVLTNHSLSYTEDGELISVAQDITDDERRRQELLEAKRFESLVTAVTEYAVFMLDTEGRIVTWNEGAEDIEGYTEQEAVGEHVSLFYTPEDVAAGLPERLLDEALERECVEDEGWRVRRDGQRFWAHVVVTPVFDDDGTHQGFAFVTRDMTERRARENELEAQRASLAAANRMNEVLRDILRRIVHDSSRRDIEQDVCDRLTGDGPYLFAASVDYVEGGGFDVRLASGLDADAAGYVFEHITSRSVIERAYERGSVEVQHVDSAAVDLDHDLATAIRSVVCVPLTYRETTSGLVLLCSTTASGLTENERSALADIGTAAGYGIHAVETEHLLQADGVVELVLETTDADDPLVQLGSGDGTVTLDRLVPIDDRRYLVYVTLEGSAPTDRVAAVAPNPAVEEVTVVHDREGEGGVIALTVTDVLVTYLASMGTKVHTMEASEGTLRVMVDVSPNVDVGRLLDGVRSAFPDSGLVSKRQVARPVKRTRAVAETVESRLTQRQLSALQAAYHGGYFERPRRQTAEDVAETMGISASTFHQHLRIALETVLTELFD from the coding sequence ATGACTGCCACAATATGCGTCCTCCACGTCGACGACGACCGGGAGTTCGCTTCCCTGGCAGCAGCCTCGCTCGAGGCGGAGAACGAGGCGCTCAGCGTCGAGAGCGAACCGGACGCCGAACGGGCGCTGGAGCGCCTCGACGAGGAGTCGTTCGACTGCGTCGTCTCCGACTACGAGATGCCACAGGTGAGCGGGCTGGAGTTCCTGCGGGCGGTGCGCGACGTCGACGACACGATGCCGGTCATCTTCTTCACCGGCCACGGCTCCGAGGAAGTCGCGAGCGAGGCGATATCGGCGGGCGTGACGGACTACATCCAGAAGCGCGGCTACGAGCAGTACACCCTGCTCGCGAACCGCATCGTCAACTACGTCGAGCGCCGCCGCGCCGAGGAGGAGCGTCTCCGGGGGTACGAGGCCATCGAGCGGGCCCGCGAGGGGATCAGCATCCTCGACGAGAGCGGACGGTTCGTCTACACGAACGAGGCGTTCGCCTCGCTCGTCGGGTACGACCGCGACGAACTCCTCGGCCGACACTGGGAACTGCTGTACAGAGAGGAGGACAGACAGCGGGTGTACGACCAGCAACTGCCCGCGGCGGCCAACGGCGGCTGGACCGGTCAGACCGTCTACCGGCGGAAGGACGGCGACCTGGTGTTGACGAACCACTCGCTGTCGTACACCGAGGACGGCGAACTCATCTCCGTCGCCCAGGACATCACCGACGACGAACGCCGCCGGCAGGAACTACTGGAGGCGAAACGGTTCGAGTCGCTGGTCACGGCCGTCACCGAGTACGCCGTGTTCATGCTCGACACGGAGGGGCGAATCGTGACGTGGAACGAGGGCGCCGAGGACATCGAGGGGTACACCGAACAGGAGGCGGTCGGCGAGCACGTCTCGCTCTTTTACACGCCTGAGGACGTCGCGGCCGGCCTCCCCGAGCGGCTTCTCGACGAGGCGCTCGAACGCGAGTGCGTCGAAGACGAAGGGTGGCGCGTCCGCCGCGACGGCCAGCGCTTCTGGGCACACGTGGTCGTCACGCCGGTGTTCGACGACGACGGCACCCACCAGGGGTTCGCGTTCGTGACCCGCGACATGACGGAACGGCGAGCGCGCGAGAACGAACTCGAGGCACAGCGCGCGTCGCTCGCGGCCGCGAACCGGATGAACGAAGTCCTCCGCGACATCCTGCGGCGCATCGTCCACGACTCCTCGCGGCGGGACATCGAACAGGACGTCTGCGACCGACTCACCGGCGACGGGCCGTACCTCTTCGCGGCGAGCGTCGACTACGTGGAGGGGGGCGGGTTCGACGTCCGACTCGCGAGCGGCCTCGACGCCGACGCGGCCGGATACGTGTTCGAACACATCACGTCGCGCAGCGTCATCGAGCGAGCCTACGAACGGGGAAGCGTCGAGGTCCAGCACGTCGACAGCGCCGCGGTCGACCTCGACCACGACCTCGCCACCGCCATCCGTTCGGTGGTCTGTGTCCCGTTGACCTATCGGGAGACCACCTCCGGGCTCGTCCTCCTCTGCTCGACGACGGCGAGCGGCCTGACCGAGAACGAACGGAGCGCGCTCGCGGACATCGGGACGGCCGCCGGGTACGGCATCCACGCCGTCGAGACGGAGCACCTCCTGCAGGCCGACGGGGTCGTCGAACTCGTGCTGGAGACGACCGACGCCGACGACCCGCTGGTCCAACTCGGGAGCGGGGACGGAACGGTGACGCTCGACCGCCTCGTTCCCATCGACGACCGGCGGTACCTCGTGTACGTGACGCTCGAAGGGAGCGCGCCGACCGACCGGGTCGCGGCAGTCGCGCCGAACCCGGCGGTCGAGGAGGTGACCGTCGTCCACGACCGGGAGGGAGAGGGCGGCGTCATCGCCCTGACCGTGACGGACGTGCTCGTGACCTACCTCGCGAGCATGGGCACCAAGGTCCACACGATGGAGGCGTCGGAGGGGACGCTCCGGGTGATGGTCGACGTCTCGCCGAACGTCGACGTCGGACGGCTCCTCGACGGGGTCCGATCGGCGTTCCCCGACAGCGGACTCGTCTCGAAGCGACAGGTCGCCCGCCCCGTGAAGCGGACGCGAGCGGTGGCGGAGACGGTCGAATCGCGGCTCACCCAGCGACAACTGTCGGCGCTGCAGGCGGCGTACCACGGCGGCTACTTCGAGCGCCCGCGCCGACAGACCGCCGAGGACGTCGCGGAGACGATGGGCATCTCGGCGTCGACGTTCCACCAGCACCTCCGTATCGCCCTCGAAACCGTGCTGACCGAACTGTTCGACTGA
- the gnd gene encoding phosphogluconate dehydrogenase (NAD(+)-dependent, decarboxylating) produces MQLGVIGLGRMGQIVVERVLDAGHDVVAFDLNSEAVTTAAEAGAETAEGPVDVLDRLGDERRVWLMVPAGEAVDATLDELAPHLRERDVVVDGGNSHFEASVRRAERVDAAYLDCGTSGGPAGAELGFSLMIGGPAWAYEEMTPVFDAVATGPEGHGHMGPAGSGHYVKMVHNGVEYALMQAYGEGFELLFEGRYDLDLESVARTWNNGAVIRSWLLELCEEAFREEGSDLGDVADHVAGGSTGTWTVQEALEQEVPVPLIYQALAERFASREERFSRRLANRLRYGFGRHEVARE; encoded by the coding sequence ATGCAACTGGGCGTCATCGGACTCGGTCGGATGGGACAGATCGTCGTCGAACGCGTCCTGGATGCGGGCCACGACGTCGTCGCGTTCGATCTGAATTCCGAGGCAGTCACCACCGCGGCCGAAGCGGGTGCCGAGACCGCCGAGGGTCCCGTCGACGTGCTGGACCGCCTCGGCGACGAGCGCCGCGTCTGGCTGATGGTACCGGCGGGCGAGGCCGTCGACGCGACCCTCGACGAACTGGCCCCGCATCTAAGAGAGCGGGACGTCGTCGTCGACGGGGGAAACTCCCACTTCGAGGCCTCGGTTCGGAGAGCAGAGCGCGTCGACGCCGCGTACCTCGACTGCGGGACGAGCGGCGGACCGGCGGGTGCGGAACTGGGCTTCTCGCTCATGATCGGCGGTCCCGCGTGGGCGTACGAGGAGATGACGCCGGTGTTCGACGCCGTCGCCACGGGACCCGAGGGGCACGGACACATGGGACCGGCGGGGTCGGGCCACTACGTGAAGATGGTCCACAACGGCGTCGAGTACGCGCTGATGCAGGCGTACGGCGAGGGGTTCGAACTCCTCTTCGAGGGCCGGTACGACCTCGACCTCGAATCCGTGGCGCGGACGTGGAACAACGGCGCAGTCATCCGGTCGTGGCTGCTCGAACTCTGTGAGGAGGCCTTCCGAGAGGAGGGGTCGGACCTCGGCGACGTCGCAGACCACGTCGCGGGCGGGTCGACGGGCACGTGGACGGTCCAGGAGGCGCTCGAACAGGAGGTCCCCGTCCCCCTCATCTACCAGGCGCTGGCCGAGCGATTCGCCAGCCGGGAGGAGCGGTTCTCGCGTCGCCTGGCGAACCGCCTGCGCTACGGGTTCGGCCGGCACGAGGTCGCCCGCGAGTAG
- a CDS encoding CBS domain-containing protein: MTADIARTDVLTAAPDTTVVQATDAMRTHGEAFVVVLDEQHPLGVLSAADVGLALGTVDGLADRPVADVVSLSVTIRERASREGLVSRFRETGAERLVVVDAADEFVGVVSRRDLLATYADEIGSLFDLFSSLD, translated from the coding sequence ATGACCGCCGACATCGCCCGGACGGACGTCCTGACGGCCGCGCCGGACACGACCGTCGTACAGGCGACCGACGCCATGCGGACGCACGGGGAGGCGTTCGTCGTCGTGCTCGACGAACAGCACCCGCTCGGGGTGCTCTCGGCGGCCGACGTCGGACTCGCACTCGGGACCGTCGACGGACTCGCCGACCGGCCGGTCGCCGACGTCGTCTCCCTGTCGGTGACCATCCGCGAGCGTGCCTCGCGCGAGGGACTCGTCTCGCGCTTCCGCGAGACGGGCGCCGAGCGACTCGTCGTCGTCGACGCGGCCGACGAGTTCGTCGGCGTCGTCTCCCGCCGCGACCTCCTCGCGACGTACGCCGACGAGATCGGATCGCTGTTCGACCTGTTCTCCTCGCTCGACTGA
- a CDS encoding aminopeptidase — protein MDERIRDHARTLVDWSARVERGDDVVVSVGEDAHDLAVAVCAELGERGASVVTTYASEELDRAYLRAHDGDFDASDAELALYERADVVLRLGGPRNTTAMADVSGDSQAAYARANQAAREARLDTRWVSTVHPTRALAQQAGMAFDEYRDFVYGAVLRDWESLAAEMAQLKELLDAGSEVRLVTERDAHPDTDLTMAVEGRVAVNSAASVAYDSHNLPSGEVFTAPFATEGEVFFDVPMTLQGRRVRNVWLSFESGEVVDFSAETNEDVLADVLDTDAGAKRLGELGVGMNRGIDRFTDNVLFDEKMGDTVHLALGRAYRSNFRDGEEDEANDSAVHVDMITDVSERSRIEIDGDVIQRNGRFRWEPGFETA, from the coding sequence ATGGACGAACGGATACGCGACCACGCGCGGACGCTGGTCGACTGGAGCGCCCGGGTCGAACGCGGCGACGACGTCGTCGTCAGCGTCGGCGAGGACGCACACGACCTCGCGGTCGCCGTCTGCGCCGAACTCGGCGAGCGCGGGGCGAGCGTCGTCACGACCTACGCCTCGGAGGAACTGGACCGCGCGTACCTGCGTGCCCACGACGGCGACTTCGACGCCTCGGACGCGGAACTCGCGCTCTACGAACGCGCCGACGTCGTGCTCCGCCTGGGCGGTCCGCGGAACACGACGGCGATGGCGGACGTCTCCGGCGACAGCCAGGCGGCGTACGCCCGTGCGAACCAGGCCGCCCGCGAGGCGCGCCTCGACACCCGCTGGGTCTCGACCGTTCACCCGACCCGGGCGCTCGCCCAGCAGGCCGGGATGGCGTTCGACGAGTACCGCGACTTCGTTTACGGGGCCGTCCTCCGCGACTGGGAGTCGCTCGCGGCGGAGATGGCCCAGTTGAAGGAACTGCTCGACGCCGGGAGCGAGGTCCGCCTCGTCACCGAGCGCGACGCACACCCGGACACGGACCTCACCATGGCCGTCGAGGGGCGGGTCGCGGTCAACAGCGCCGCCTCGGTCGCGTACGACTCGCACAACCTCCCCTCCGGCGAGGTGTTCACCGCGCCGTTCGCCACAGAAGGGGAGGTGTTCTTCGACGTCCCGATGACGCTGCAGGGTCGTCGGGTGCGGAACGTCTGGCTCTCGTTCGAATCGGGCGAAGTCGTCGATTTCTCGGCCGAGACGAACGAGGACGTCCTCGCGGACGTCCTCGACACCGACGCCGGGGCGAAGCGCCTCGGCGAACTCGGCGTCGGGATGAACCGCGGCATCGACCGGTTCACCGACAACGTCCTCTTCGACGAGAAGATGGGCGACACCGTTCACCTCGCGCTGGGGCGGGCGTACCGCTCGAACTTCCGGGACGGCGAAGAAGACGAGGCGAACGACTCCGCGGTCCACGTGGACATGATTACCGACGTGAGCGAGCGCTCGCGGATCGAAATCGACGGCGACGTGATACAGCGAAACGGCCGGTTCCGGTGGGAACCGGGGTTCGAGACGGCGTGA